A window of the Syntrophothermus lipocalidus DSM 12680 genome harbors these coding sequences:
- a CDS encoding phosphoribosylanthranilate isomerase produces the protein MKGGCKVKICGITSVGDRNTVADLGADFFGVIFDVSFSPRSQTLDSAINLLTDPPIPGIVLVYDPDWKDLNRLLQGCRPYGIQFLSPAPQARLASLKKDFPELALWQSLHLPEAHGAHHEVQISARFGLASLLAKINELRSQGIDLVVLDTVAVIAGRTRYGGTGRVSDWSLVRNLVTQAPLPIYLAGGINPGNVREALSTVNPAGIDLCSGVESSIGYKDPLKVRDLLIQVRQWEEAELHKA, from the coding sequence ATGAAGGGTGGCTGCAAGGTTAAAATATGTGGGATAACGTCAGTCGGTGATAGGAACACAGTAGCGGACCTCGGTGCGGATTTCTTCGGAGTTATTTTCGATGTTTCTTTTTCTCCGCGTTCTCAGACACTGGATTCGGCGATAAATCTCCTAACCGACCCTCCTATCCCGGGAATAGTTCTGGTCTATGATCCAGATTGGAAAGACCTTAACCGGTTACTGCAGGGCTGCCGGCCCTACGGAATCCAATTCTTAAGTCCGGCACCCCAGGCCCGGCTAGCCTCACTGAAAAAAGACTTTCCCGAGCTAGCCTTATGGCAGTCCTTGCATTTGCCGGAAGCTCATGGGGCTCATCATGAGGTTCAAATATCTGCTCGATTCGGCCTGGCTTCTCTGCTGGCAAAAATCAACGAATTACGGTCTCAAGGCATCGACCTCGTGGTGCTGGATACGGTTGCGGTCATTGCAGGCCGGACCAGGTATGGTGGAACTGGCCGGGTATCTGACTGGTCCTTAGTCCGGAATTTGGTGACTCAGGCCCCGCTTCCGATTTACCTGGCTGGCGGCATAAACCCCGGCAACGTCCGAGAAGCCCTTAGCACCGTTAATCCAGCCGGTATAGATCTATGCTCCGGAGTTGAGTCTTCCATCGGCTACAAGGATCCGTTGAAGGTACGCGATCTCTTGATTCAAGTTCGCCAGTGGGAAGAAGCCGAATTGCATAAAGCTTGA
- a CDS encoding class I fructose-bisphosphate aldolase: MNGLDYRMRRILNPGTGRSLVIAIDHGYALGPIAGIVDVGKTIRELDATGKVDAWLLTGGVFRYAFDPTGNPGVILRISGGATIAGPDITREGVVSSVNEGLALAADAVAVSAFIGSQYEHETLLGLARTAEECHRWNMPLLGVIGLGKEVGEKKHDAQFIALGARVAAEHGADMVKTYYTEKDFEKVVSGCPVPVLIAGGPKCDTDIDTLEMIYGALQGGARGIVMGRNIWQSPHPAQLLDAAWHLIHADFTVKEAAQLLSDSINS, translated from the coding sequence ATGAACGGATTAGACTATAGGATGAGGCGCATCCTCAACCCCGGTACTGGGCGCAGCCTGGTAATAGCCATTGATCACGGGTACGCCTTGGGACCGATTGCCGGGATTGTTGATGTTGGGAAAACCATCAGAGAACTCGATGCTACCGGTAAGGTCGATGCCTGGTTGCTGACCGGAGGCGTTTTCCGTTACGCTTTCGATCCTACCGGTAACCCCGGCGTTATACTTCGCATCTCCGGCGGTGCAACCATCGCAGGTCCAGACATCACCCGTGAAGGAGTGGTTTCATCGGTAAACGAAGGTTTGGCGCTGGCCGCAGATGCCGTGGCGGTCTCTGCTTTCATCGGTTCTCAATACGAGCACGAAACCCTTTTAGGTTTAGCAAGAACAGCAGAGGAATGCCACCGCTGGAACATGCCCCTTTTGGGAGTCATCGGCCTGGGCAAAGAAGTGGGAGAAAAGAAACATGATGCTCAGTTTATAGCCCTGGGAGCCAGGGTTGCCGCTGAGCACGGAGCCGACATGGTTAAAACCTATTACACGGAAAAGGACTTTGAAAAGGTAGTCTCTGGCTGCCCGGTTCCGGTGTTGATCGCCGGTGGTCCGAAATGCGACACCGATATCGACACCTTGGAAATGATATACGGTGCCCTGCAAGGAGGAGCTCGCGGCATCGTAATGGGCCGAAACATATGGCAAAGCCCGCACCCTGCTCAGTTGCTCGATGCAGCCTGGCATTTGATTCACGCAGACTTCACGGTAAAAGAAGCGGCCCAGCTCTTGTCCGATTCCATCAACTCTTAA
- the ftsL gene encoding cell division protein FtsL, with translation MPQANHIMVQGYPVRAGVPVVTKVRRITKRRNLQSVRLIAIIAALFGLGLLAVFIRCQLAVLGYQIVELKQEIADLDQQNRHLELRIAELSSPSRIETLAVTKLGMCKPDEVQVVALKEEVPVVPVESLSRPKTVGQAKEKPLEKLYRVVVKLGSSASKKTLGMID, from the coding sequence TTGCCCCAGGCCAATCATATAATGGTGCAAGGATACCCGGTCAGGGCCGGGGTGCCTGTGGTCACTAAAGTGAGGAGGATTACGAAACGACGGAACTTACAGAGTGTTCGCTTGATAGCTATAATCGCCGCCTTGTTCGGGTTGGGCTTGCTAGCGGTTTTCATCCGGTGTCAGCTAGCGGTTTTGGGGTATCAAATAGTTGAGTTAAAGCAGGAGATAGCTGACTTGGATCAACAAAACCGGCACTTGGAGTTACGAATTGCCGAATTGAGTTCGCCTTCGCGTATCGAGACGTTGGCAGTTACCAAGCTGGGCATGTGCAAACCGGACGAAGTTCAGGTGGTTGCTTTGAAGGAAGAAGTTCCGGTCGTTCCAGTCGAGAGCCTCAGCCGTCCGAAGACTGTCGGTCAGGCCAAAGAAAAGCCGCTGGAAAAACTGTACCGGGTAGTTGTAAAATTAGGGTCAAGTGCCAGCAAAAAGACGCTGGGGATGATAGACTAG
- a CDS encoding stage V sporulation protein D: protein MQTTNLAIRKRIVTLFLFFILGFLGLMGRMFWVQIVRGAELSEKALENRMRDVPVKAKRGVVYDRNGRELAISVSADSVYANPAEVRKSGRAEEIAHTLAQILGLEEENVYQRITKVSGFEWIKRQVDFKTSAQLKKLDLPGIGLVEESRRFYPKKSLACHVLGISSIDNIGLEGVDRQYNDIIGGIPGRIVIEHDAVGREIPEATHRYIPPTDGASVVLTIDETIQYIVERELDRVWEARKPKGAIAVVMDPRTGEVLAMANRPCFDPNDYKQYPEVNRRNLAIWYAYEPGSTMKIVTAAAGLEEGVVRPNSRFFCPGSIKVGKETISCSQGRAHGAQTFVEVVEHSCNVGFVSLGLELGLDKYYQYLNAFGFGQKTGIDLPGEAKGILVPRTRAKQIDLATMAMGQANAVTPIQLLTAVSTVANDGVMMKPHLLKEVLDADGKVVKRVEPEPVRQVISKATARELALILEGVVQNGTGQNAYIEGYRVAGKTGTAQKISPSGGYLPNEYVASFVGFAPANNPRLACIVVIDAPQGYPYYGGTVAAPVFREIMRDSLRYLEVPLQGVPKVEKGETKETVSVPDVVNLTLDDALTIIKRQGLEVQVEGSGDLIWSQAPRAYSKVKKGTKVIVYLSEVNQQAGEEEVTVPDLQGKSMREVARILAKIGLHMEPQGYGLAAKQNPAPGAVVKSGSVVVVEFGPAP from the coding sequence ATGCAAACTACCAACCTCGCCATCAGGAAGCGTATTGTCACGCTTTTTTTATTCTTCATACTGGGATTTTTGGGACTGATGGGAAGGATGTTTTGGGTACAGATTGTCAGGGGCGCTGAACTGTCGGAGAAAGCACTCGAAAACCGCATGCGCGACGTTCCGGTGAAGGCCAAGCGAGGTGTAGTTTATGATCGCAATGGTCGGGAACTGGCGATATCAGTGAGTGCCGACTCCGTCTATGCTAATCCGGCCGAAGTACGCAAGTCGGGAAGGGCTGAAGAAATAGCCCATACTCTGGCTCAAATACTGGGGTTGGAAGAAGAAAACGTCTACCAGCGGATAACCAAGGTGTCAGGATTTGAGTGGATTAAACGCCAGGTAGACTTTAAGACTTCGGCCCAGCTAAAGAAACTGGATTTGCCTGGGATAGGATTAGTAGAGGAGAGCAGACGTTTTTATCCTAAAAAGAGCTTGGCTTGTCATGTTTTGGGAATAAGCAGCATAGACAACATAGGGTTAGAAGGCGTAGACCGGCAGTACAACGATATAATCGGCGGTATACCGGGGCGGATTGTCATAGAACATGACGCCGTAGGCCGGGAGATACCGGAGGCAACTCACAGGTATATTCCGCCTACAGACGGAGCCAGCGTGGTGTTGACCATAGATGAAACTATTCAGTACATAGTGGAACGGGAACTGGACAGGGTCTGGGAAGCCAGGAAACCGAAAGGGGCTATAGCTGTAGTCATGGACCCGAGAACCGGAGAGGTGCTGGCTATGGCCAACCGTCCCTGTTTCGACCCCAACGATTACAAGCAGTACCCAGAGGTTAATCGCCGCAATCTCGCCATATGGTATGCCTATGAACCAGGCTCCACTATGAAGATCGTGACGGCAGCCGCCGGGTTGGAAGAAGGGGTAGTGCGGCCTAACAGCCGGTTTTTCTGCCCAGGGTCCATCAAAGTGGGCAAGGAGACGATATCATGCTCACAGGGGCGCGCGCACGGCGCGCAGACATTTGTTGAAGTGGTCGAGCATTCTTGTAATGTGGGGTTCGTCAGTTTAGGATTAGAGTTAGGGCTTGACAAGTACTACCAGTATCTAAATGCTTTTGGCTTTGGCCAAAAAACAGGGATTGACCTACCAGGTGAAGCCAAAGGAATTCTGGTTCCGCGTACCCGTGCCAAACAAATCGATTTGGCCACCATGGCTATGGGGCAAGCCAATGCGGTTACCCCTATTCAGCTTTTAACGGCGGTTTCTACGGTTGCCAACGATGGGGTTATGATGAAACCACACTTGCTGAAAGAGGTGTTAGATGCCGATGGTAAGGTGGTAAAGAGAGTCGAACCGGAACCGGTTAGACAGGTTATATCTAAAGCCACGGCTCGGGAATTGGCCTTGATACTGGAGGGAGTTGTGCAAAACGGAACTGGCCAGAACGCTTATATTGAAGGGTACCGAGTGGCTGGCAAAACGGGAACTGCCCAGAAGATATCGCCTTCCGGAGGTTATCTCCCTAACGAATATGTAGCTTCTTTTGTAGGATTTGCTCCGGCTAACAACCCCAGGCTGGCCTGTATAGTTGTAATCGACGCTCCTCAGGGTTATCCTTATTATGGTGGTACAGTGGCTGCGCCGGTTTTCAGGGAGATCATGCGCGATTCATTGCGATACCTTGAAGTGCCTTTACAAGGTGTGCCTAAGGTTGAAAAAGGCGAGACGAAAGAAACGGTATCTGTCCCCGATGTCGTTAACCTAACCTTGGATGATGCCCTTACTATTATAAAGCGCCAGGGGCTCGAAGTGCAGGTGGAGGGCTCAGGGGACCTGATATGGAGCCAGGCTCCCCGGGCTTACTCGAAAGTCAAGAAGGGTACCAAGGTTATAGTTTATCTGTCAGAAGTGAATCAACAGGCAGGAGAAGAAGAGGTTACCGTTCCCGATTTACAGGGGAAATCCATGCGTGAGGTTGCCCGTATACTGGCGAAAATTGGCTTGCACATGGAACCGCAGGGCTACGGGTTGGCAGCGAAACAAAACCCAGCTCCGGGAGCCGTGGTTAAGTCGGGATCGGTTGTGGTGGTGGAGTTTGGGCCTGCACCTTGA
- a CDS encoding UDP-N-acetylmuramoyl-L-alanyl-D-glutamate--2,6-diaminopimelate ligase, which produces MARLENLISGLEVIETSGDLDKEIKGVQYDSRKIEPGYLFVCIPGFKVDGHDYVLPAVGAGAIALLVEKPVAGTQGVTVVRVKDTRKALPIVASNFYGAPSRQLRLIGVTGTNGKTTTTHLITSVLEEAGYQVGILGTLYARWRGKQESMAHTTPESVDLERFIRRVVDEGGDYTVMEVSSHALDLGRVDCLDFDAAVFTNLTQDHLDYHRTMDDYREAKLKLFRRLKNKDGHFAVINRDDPSWTVFRDATPSRVVTYGITDEAAVRATEVRVEPEGSCFTLKWPEGDLRLSLNLSGWFNVSNALAAAAFALKEGISPEVIKRGLEKVSGIPGRFETVKCGQDFTVIVDYAHTPDGLENILKTARAIAKKRIITVFGCGGDRDRGKRPLMGKIAAECSDFSIITSDNPRSEDPLAIIEDIVTGVKKVPNSRYTVIADRRVAIGQAINMAQAEDMVIIAGKGHETYQLLKDEVLPFDDREVAKEFIKERLQSVQ; this is translated from the coding sequence ATGGCGAGATTGGAGAATCTTATCAGCGGACTCGAAGTTATAGAGACTTCGGGTGACCTGGATAAGGAAATCAAAGGGGTCCAATACGATTCTCGTAAAATTGAGCCAGGTTATCTTTTTGTTTGTATTCCGGGATTCAAGGTTGACGGGCATGACTACGTTCTCCCAGCGGTGGGAGCGGGAGCCATAGCCCTTCTTGTCGAAAAACCGGTCGCAGGAACACAAGGGGTGACTGTGGTGAGGGTTAAAGATACTCGCAAAGCCCTTCCTATAGTTGCTTCCAATTTTTATGGGGCTCCTTCACGGCAATTACGATTGATAGGGGTAACCGGGACTAACGGAAAGACGACCACCACTCATTTGATCACTTCGGTCTTAGAAGAGGCGGGGTATCAAGTGGGAATTTTAGGAACCCTTTATGCCCGCTGGAGGGGAAAGCAGGAAAGCATGGCCCATACTACCCCCGAGTCGGTCGATCTAGAACGATTTATACGCCGGGTGGTGGACGAAGGTGGCGACTACACGGTTATGGAGGTTTCTTCCCATGCCCTGGATTTGGGCAGGGTCGATTGTTTAGACTTTGACGCGGCGGTATTTACTAACCTTACTCAGGACCATCTTGATTACCATCGTACAATGGACGATTACAGGGAAGCAAAGCTAAAACTGTTTCGCAGACTGAAGAACAAAGACGGTCACTTTGCCGTCATAAACCGGGATGATCCTTCTTGGACTGTGTTCAGAGATGCTACTCCTAGCCGGGTTGTGACTTACGGAATTACGGACGAAGCCGCGGTTAGAGCCACCGAGGTTCGAGTCGAACCCGAGGGGTCTTGTTTTACTCTAAAATGGCCTGAAGGAGATCTGCGGTTAAGTCTCAACCTATCCGGTTGGTTCAACGTTTCCAATGCCTTGGCGGCAGCTGCCTTTGCTTTGAAAGAAGGCATTTCTCCCGAGGTTATAAAGCGGGGCCTAGAGAAGGTATCAGGAATCCCGGGAAGGTTCGAGACCGTTAAGTGTGGGCAAGACTTTACGGTCATTGTTGACTACGCTCATACTCCCGATGGACTGGAGAATATCCTTAAGACCGCCCGGGCTATCGCGAAGAAGCGGATCATCACAGTTTTTGGCTGCGGAGGGGACAGAGACAGAGGCAAGCGGCCGCTTATGGGGAAAATAGCTGCGGAGTGCAGCGATTTTAGTATAATAACTTCGGATAACCCTCGTAGCGAGGACCCCTTGGCTATAATCGAAGACATAGTTACAGGAGTTAAGAAGGTTCCTAACAGCAGATACACCGTAATAGCCGATCGTAGGGTGGCCATAGGTCAGGCTATCAATATGGCCCAGGCGGAAGACATGGTTATCATAGCGGGGAAAGGGCACGAGACCTACCAGTTGTTAAAAGATGAGGTACTGCCGTTTGATGACCGGGAAGTTGCGAAGGAGTTCATAAAGGAGCGTCTTCAAAGTGTACAGTAG
- a CDS encoding sugar kinase encodes MHVQNLAFQPQKQRIEISTIGGPFDCLTSVLEEFVPGERSFINFPESFGVAPRVVSEAVEREVEVKVPARLHISVLDMNRFNPYRPGGGGIGLALGIYFQARVRTTVVPEITVKGERPLIVKHFAHVFKEILKYPGGFDIELFDHKRRHVGLGSSSGTMCAACIAINEALGRPFNNRELRRVMVYNACEESPTGNDYLIRNFETGIGAMVGVHGGMAIGSDDAELIYRIPLPNTKAIIIIPDVPSLKDEYTGKDTAAEAEVGLLLRRARYLDARQCNTKAHLILLDLLPAMVKGDLKAIGDAILDLTFIGSKRAECEQHGLYGAHIFHYIGLFREMGAEVAGMSSVGPTTFALTQQPLVYNRIMKYLRDHGFPNTRIIETEVDNLGARIIENSQERNYQNEGWLQG; translated from the coding sequence ATGCATGTACAGAATTTGGCTTTTCAGCCCCAAAAACAGAGAATCGAAATCAGCACCATCGGTGGCCCCTTCGATTGCCTGACCTCGGTTCTCGAAGAATTTGTACCAGGCGAAAGGAGTTTTATAAACTTTCCAGAAAGTTTCGGCGTGGCGCCGCGTGTGGTTTCAGAAGCAGTGGAAAGAGAAGTAGAAGTTAAGGTCCCGGCCCGCCTTCACATATCGGTCCTAGATATGAATCGGTTTAACCCTTACCGACCAGGAGGAGGCGGAATAGGCCTGGCTTTGGGTATATACTTTCAAGCCAGAGTACGAACAACTGTCGTTCCTGAAATCACAGTAAAAGGTGAACGCCCTCTCATCGTCAAGCACTTTGCTCATGTTTTCAAAGAAATCCTCAAGTACCCCGGGGGTTTCGATATCGAACTGTTTGATCACAAGCGACGTCACGTAGGGCTGGGGTCATCTTCCGGCACCATGTGTGCAGCCTGCATCGCTATCAACGAAGCCCTGGGGAGGCCTTTCAACAACCGGGAGTTGCGGCGAGTAATGGTATACAATGCTTGCGAAGAAAGCCCTACCGGCAATGATTACTTGATTCGCAACTTCGAGACCGGCATTGGAGCAATGGTGGGAGTCCACGGAGGCATGGCTATCGGTTCCGATGATGCTGAATTGATTTACCGTATTCCGCTACCTAATACGAAAGCTATCATCATCATACCCGATGTGCCTAGTTTGAAAGACGAATATACAGGTAAAGACACAGCTGCCGAAGCCGAAGTCGGTCTCTTGCTTAGGAGAGCCCGCTACCTCGATGCTCGCCAGTGCAACACGAAAGCGCACCTGATCCTGTTGGATCTCTTACCCGCCATGGTAAAAGGCGACCTCAAAGCTATTGGAGATGCTATACTTGACTTGACTTTCATCGGCTCAAAGCGGGCTGAGTGCGAGCAACACGGGCTGTATGGGGCACACATCTTTCATTATATCGGTCTTTTTCGCGAGATGGGGGCCGAAGTTGCCGGGATGAGTTCGGTCGGACCTACCACTTTTGCCCTGACTCAGCAACCGCTAGTATATAACAGAATCATGAAATACCTGCGCGATCACGGTTTTCCTAATACTCGAATTATAGAAACCGAAGTCGATAATTTAGGGGCTAGAATAATCGAGAATTCACAAGAGAGGAATTACCAAAATGAAGGGTGGCTGCAAGGTTAA
- the rsmH gene encoding 16S rRNA (cytosine(1402)-N(4))-methyltransferase RsmH yields the protein MHVPVLLEEAVSMLALQPDGVYVDCTVGGGGHLACLVQKLGEKATIIGIDKDAKALEEARKKLANVSSKLILIHGDFRRLQVILKMHGISEIHGIVLDLGVSSFQLDDASRGFSYQEEGPLDMRMNTDQQLSAWHLVNEWSEERLALIIRELGEERYARRIAREIVRERQQRPINTTFELVEVIKRAVPAQAKKDKHPARRTFQALRIAVNEELEALEEVLPQAVEVLASEGRIAVITFHSLEDRIVKTFFKRESLGCLCPSDQPVCTCNHRARLKIVTKRPITPTEAELARNPRSRSAKLRIAEKI from the coding sequence ATGCATGTTCCGGTGCTGTTGGAGGAAGCAGTGTCGATGCTTGCGCTACAACCTGATGGCGTTTACGTCGACTGTACAGTCGGTGGTGGTGGCCATCTCGCATGTCTGGTACAAAAACTGGGAGAGAAGGCCACTATTATCGGGATAGACAAGGATGCGAAGGCGTTGGAAGAGGCGAGAAAAAAGCTAGCTAACGTTTCTTCAAAGCTGATTTTGATTCACGGTGACTTCAGGCGCCTCCAAGTAATACTCAAGATGCACGGCATAAGCGAGATTCATGGCATCGTTCTTGATCTAGGTGTTTCGTCCTTTCAGCTGGATGATGCCAGTCGCGGTTTCAGCTACCAAGAAGAAGGCCCTCTCGATATGAGGATGAATACTGACCAGCAATTATCAGCCTGGCATCTGGTCAATGAATGGTCTGAAGAACGATTAGCCCTGATTATAAGGGAATTGGGTGAAGAACGATACGCTCGGCGTATTGCCCGAGAAATTGTCAGGGAGAGGCAACAGAGGCCTATAAACACCACCTTCGAGCTGGTCGAGGTGATAAAGAGGGCGGTCCCGGCCCAGGCCAAGAAGGATAAGCATCCGGCCCGTCGCACCTTTCAAGCTCTGCGCATAGCCGTGAATGAGGAATTGGAGGCACTCGAGGAGGTGTTGCCACAGGCGGTGGAGGTACTGGCCAGCGAAGGAAGAATAGCAGTTATTACTTTTCATTCGTTAGAGGATCGGATAGTCAAGACTTTTTTCAAGCGTGAGTCTTTGGGATGTCTTTGCCCTTCTGACCAACCGGTTTGTACCTGCAATCACCGGGCACGCTTGAAGATAGTAACCAAAAGGCCAATTACACCAACTGAAGCTGAGCTAGCGCGCAATCCTCGCAGCCGCAGCGCTAAGTTGAGGATAGCCGAAAAGATCTAG
- the mraZ gene encoding division/cell wall cluster transcriptional repressor MraZ — MFLGEYQHFLDTKGRMTVPAKFREGLGDTFVATKGLDNCLFLYPWPEWRTLEQKLRSLPFTRKDVRAFVRFFFSGAAECEVDKQGRTVLPVPLREYARIEKEIVIVGVGTRVEVWARELWENYLQTAGESYVEIAENLDELGF; from the coding sequence ATGTTCTTGGGCGAATATCAACATTTCTTAGATACAAAAGGTCGCATGACCGTACCGGCCAAGTTCAGAGAAGGCTTAGGTGACACTTTTGTTGCGACCAAAGGGTTGGACAACTGCTTGTTTCTATATCCGTGGCCAGAATGGAGGACGTTAGAGCAGAAGCTGAGAAGTCTGCCGTTCACCCGTAAGGATGTGAGGGCTTTTGTTCGCTTTTTCTTTTCCGGAGCTGCGGAGTGCGAGGTGGACAAACAGGGAAGAACGGTCTTGCCGGTACCGCTGAGGGAGTATGCCCGTATCGAAAAGGAAATCGTTATCGTCGGAGTAGGGACCCGGGTTGAGGTTTGGGCCCGAGAACTGTGGGAAAACTACCTCCAGACAGCAGGAGAATCTTATGTTGAAATCGCAGAAAACCTTGATGAACTTGGATTCTAG
- a CDS encoding UDP-N-acetylmuramoyl-tripeptide--D-alanyl-D-alanine ligase, which translates to MYSRLLDIARAIEGNIIQGRPDIEITGVSLNSRRSGHGDVFFALKGDRHDGHDFVPEALRNGALAAVVSRPVSLPQGLGERGLILVRDVKKALQMLARWHRQRFKLHLVGVTGSVGKTTTKDLTATCLEARFQTLKTEGNYNNEIGVPLTLLRLDHRYEACVVEMAMRNLGEIEELASIALPTCGIIVNVEPVHLENLGSMERIAQAKCELFKYVDERGFVAINGDNPLLVEAAEKYAVKKVRFGWGANCDDRLLDVNSSSEETRIKASLAGQAAEFCLPFPGSHLAYNVIAAAGVAVRLGVDLADIQSKIRSFSPSSRRLNIKTGLGGITIIDDCYNANPVSMKAGLEVLSDVAAGRYRVAVLGDMYELGSYEVQGHREVGYKAAELGVERLVTVGELARHIGEAAKEAGLDKERILHFSDKELAIAYLKSDLPAEAVVLIKASRGMHMEDIVQELEV; encoded by the coding sequence GTGTACAGTAGACTCTTGGATATTGCGCGGGCAATTGAAGGTAACATCATACAAGGCAGGCCCGATATAGAAATAACAGGCGTGAGCCTCAATTCGCGCCGCTCGGGCCACGGAGATGTCTTTTTTGCTTTAAAAGGGGATAGACATGACGGGCATGATTTCGTCCCGGAGGCCTTAAGGAACGGAGCATTAGCTGCTGTTGTCAGCCGTCCAGTGTCTTTGCCTCAGGGCCTGGGAGAGAGAGGGCTCATATTGGTTAGGGATGTGAAAAAGGCCTTGCAGATGCTAGCTCGTTGGCACCGGCAAAGGTTCAAGCTACACCTGGTTGGGGTTACTGGAAGTGTCGGTAAAACCACGACTAAAGATCTGACCGCTACCTGTTTGGAAGCGAGGTTTCAGACCCTTAAAACGGAAGGAAATTATAACAACGAAATCGGGGTTCCGCTTACCCTGCTGAGATTGGACCACAGGTATGAAGCTTGTGTGGTAGAGATGGCCATGCGTAACCTGGGTGAGATAGAAGAGTTAGCATCGATAGCTTTGCCGACGTGCGGCATCATTGTTAACGTAGAACCGGTACATTTGGAAAATCTGGGGAGCATGGAAAGAATAGCTCAGGCCAAGTGCGAGTTATTTAAGTATGTGGACGAGCGGGGATTCGTTGCCATTAATGGTGACAATCCTCTACTGGTTGAAGCGGCTGAAAAGTATGCGGTCAAAAAGGTTCGCTTTGGGTGGGGTGCAAACTGTGATGACCGCCTGCTGGATGTGAATTCTTCCAGCGAGGAGACCAGGATAAAAGCGAGCCTCGCCGGGCAGGCGGCAGAGTTTTGTCTGCCTTTCCCAGGTTCGCATCTTGCTTATAATGTCATTGCAGCAGCAGGGGTTGCCGTGCGCCTAGGGGTAGACCTGGCGGATATCCAGTCTAAAATACGTTCTTTTTCCCCTTCCAGCCGGAGGTTGAACATCAAAACTGGGCTGGGAGGTATTACCATCATCGACGATTGCTACAACGCTAACCCAGTATCGATGAAAGCGGGGTTGGAAGTGTTATCGGATGTTGCAGCCGGCCGCTATAGAGTTGCTGTGCTGGGTGATATGTATGAATTGGGCAGTTATGAGGTACAGGGGCACCGAGAGGTTGGCTACAAAGCGGCTGAGCTTGGTGTAGAGCGTTTGGTAACCGTTGGGGAGTTGGCCAGGCATATTGGGGAGGCGGCGAAAGAAGCCGGTTTGGACAAGGAGAGGATACTGCATTTTTCTGATAAAGAACTGGCAATCGCTTATTTGAAGTCAGACTTGCCGGCGGAGGCTGTAGTATTGATCAAGGCTTCCCGGGGTATGCACATGGAAGACATAGTACAAGAGTTAGAGGTTTGA
- a CDS encoding zinc-dependent dehydrogenase, whose translation MKAFLVYGINDFRVEEVPSPVPEPGDIVVKVRASGICATDVKTLLGQGLPQNLPTILGHEVAGEVIALGEEVSGIDLGDRVTIYPIAVCGQCDFCRQNRHNLCRYEFGLAHGIDGGFAELVRIPRQIVQAGGVVQIPADLTFEAAAMAEPLSCGLAALKTNRVKPEDTVVICGAGPMGLIHLLLAKWVGARVIIIEPLAHRRNLASMLGADYVLDPGDQDPVEGVKRITAGDGANVVVTSLGNPQAIQSALPMVSKGGIFNIFGGPPAGYAIQVDPRWVHYHEVTITGSFASTPQDFRQAVDLIASGAIAADSLITHRFTLDSMTDAIEKAKSLEMIKGMLLL comes from the coding sequence ATGAAAGCTTTCCTCGTTTATGGAATCAATGATTTTCGAGTAGAGGAAGTTCCCTCACCTGTGCCGGAACCTGGCGACATCGTGGTTAAAGTTCGGGCTTCCGGAATCTGTGCGACCGATGTCAAGACTTTGCTGGGCCAAGGCCTGCCCCAGAACTTGCCCACAATTCTGGGGCATGAGGTAGCCGGGGAAGTCATCGCCCTCGGAGAAGAAGTCTCAGGTATTGACCTGGGCGATAGGGTAACCATCTATCCCATCGCCGTTTGCGGCCAGTGTGATTTTTGCCGTCAAAACAGGCATAACCTTTGCCGCTACGAATTCGGTTTAGCCCACGGCATAGACGGGGGATTTGCCGAATTAGTACGAATTCCCCGCCAGATCGTACAGGCTGGGGGCGTAGTACAGATACCCGCAGACCTAACATTTGAGGCTGCCGCTATGGCCGAACCGCTATCCTGCGGGCTGGCTGCCCTGAAAACTAACCGGGTCAAGCCCGAAGATACAGTAGTCATCTGTGGAGCAGGTCCCATGGGTCTTATTCACCTCTTGCTGGCTAAATGGGTAGGAGCCAGGGTTATCATCATCGAGCCCTTAGCTCACCGAAGAAATCTGGCTTCGATGCTTGGTGCAGACTATGTGCTGGATCCGGGTGATCAGGACCCTGTTGAAGGAGTAAAAAGAATTACAGCTGGGGATGGTGCCAACGTGGTAGTTACCTCGCTGGGCAACCCACAAGCTATTCAATCAGCTTTGCCCATGGTGAGCAAAGGCGGAATATTCAATATTTTTGGGGGACCTCCAGCAGGCTACGCTATACAGGTGGATCCGCGTTGGGTACACTACCATGAGGTCACTATCACCGGTAGCTTCGCATCGACCCCTCAGGATTTTCGCCAAGCAGTTGATCTCATCGCCAGCGGAGCGATAGCTGCGGATTCCCTCATAACCCACAGGTTTACCTTGGATTCTATGACAGATGCCATAGAAAAAGCCAAGAGTCTCGAAATGATTAAAGGCATGCTTTTGCTGTAG